One genomic segment of Schistosoma haematobium chromosome 6, whole genome shotgun sequence includes these proteins:
- a CDS encoding hypothetical protein (EggNog:ENOG410VRG4~COG:S) — protein sequence MKKALETIFSQPCYHGFEIMTGKQCDIPKWQMLVDEVRTTHCEEKIHRYLSEILDCYVAVTDVPSCAFYRELMNIHPYAKVVLTVRDKDDWLNSFRQVIMPKSDDPSKKQFEEAKRLAGVPIEWDKLLTDSLKLAFQKEDIDFDDDAMLLECYEKHIATLQENIPPTRLLVHRLGDGWEPLCRFLNVDIPANIPYPKMNQLSDMMKLRDLITKFGSIEEVARMHPGIM from the exons ATGAAGAAAGCATTGGAAACAATTTTCTCTCAACCTTGTTATCATGGTTTTGAAATTATGACCGGAAAACAATGTGACATTCCTAAATGGCAAATGCTTGTCGACGAGGTACGAACGACACATTGTGAGGAGAAAATACACAGATATTTGAGTGAGATATTGGATTGTTATGTAGCTGTGACTGATGTTCCATCATGTGCATTCTACAGAGAGCTGATGAATATACATCCATATGCGAAG GTTGTACTAACCGTACGCGATAAGGACGATTGGTTGAACAGCTTCAGGcaagttataatgccaaaatcaGATGACCCGAGTAAAAAGCAATTTGAGGAGGCGAAAAGACTTGCAGGAGTCCCAATTGAATGGGATAAGCTTCTTACTGATTCACTAAAACTAGCATTTCAGAAGGAAGATAttgattttgatgatgatgcAATGTTACTTGAATGTTACGAAAAACATATTGCAACTCTTCAAGAAAATATACCACCTACACGTCTTCTGGTACATCGACTTGGAGATGGTTGGGAACCATTGTGTAGATTCTTGAATGTGGATATACCAGCTAACATACCATACCCTAAGATGAATCAACTGTCTGACATGATGAAGCTAAGGGATTTGATAACTAAATTTGGATCGATTGAGGAAGTCGCAAGAATGCATCCAGGAATTATGTAA